Part of the Propioniciclava sp. MC1595 genome is shown below.
CACTCCACCTCGGTGGGGGTGGGGCGCGCGCTGGCCGAGGCGCTGGCGTCCGGGCCGGAGCGGGTGGTGGTCGACCTGACCGGGCTGGTCACCCACGACGGCGGGGCCGGCATCCTCGCCGCGCTGGGCGCGGTGGCCGACGTGCCGCTGGACGCCGGGGCGGGTGCCCTGGGCGGCCTCACCACCCTCGACCTCGCGCCCGCCCGCGCGCGCGTGGGAGGGACGGAGCTCGTCGCGGTCGTCGACCCGTCCGAGCTGCAGGACATGCTGCTCGGCCTGCGCGGGCTCACCTCCCGCCGCGGTCGCGCCGCCGGGACGGACCCGGCCCTCATGCTGGCCACCGACGCCGCCCTCGGCACCCTCGCGGGCGCGCTCGGCCAACCGGACGCCCCGGGCCTGGGCGCCGCCGGTGGTGCCGTCCTCGCCCTGACGGCGCTCGGTGCCACCGTGATGTCCGGTCCGTCGCTCTGCTCGGCGGTCGCCGGGCTGGAGCGCACGGCGTCCCTCGCCGACGTGCTGGTCACCGGGGCCGACCACGTGGACTTCGCCTCGCGTGGCGGGGACGTCGTGCCCGAGGTCGCGGCGCTGGGGGAGCGGACCATGCGGCCCGTCGTCGTGGTGGCCCGCGAGGTCGACATCTCCGGTCGGGAACTGCGCACGTTCGGGGTCGAGGTCGCCTACGCGGTCGGGGGCGGGGCCGACCTCGGCTCGGCCGAGCTGACCCGCCGCGCGGCGGGCGTGGCGTCCAGCTGGACGTGGTGACCCTTCGCCTGTTCCGGCTCGTGACCTAAGCTGTTCCCAGCAGCGCGTCGGAATACGCCGCCCCCGCTGCGGCGTTGGAACGGCACCAAGACTCACCCGGAGGAACCAACTCATGAGCGTTGACACCCAGACCGAGGCCCTGGCCGACGGCATCATCCTGACCGAGGGCGCGGCCAAGAAGGTCTCCGACCTCGCGGCCAGCGAGGGCGAGGAGGGCCTGGCCCTGCGCATCTCCGTGGCCCCCGGCGGCTGCTCGGGCCTGCGCTACCAGCTGGCCCTCGACGACCGCGAGCTCGACGGCGACGTCGAGAAGGAGTGGTACGGCGTCAAGGTCGTCACCGACCGCATGAGCGCCCCCTACCTGGCCGGCGCCACGATCGACTTCGTGGACACCATCCAGCAGCAGGGCTTCACCATCGACAACCCGAACGCCGGTGGCTCCTGCGCCTGTGGGGACAGCTTCCACTGATCGGTGCCGTGACCCTCAGGTCACGGTTGGGACACGTTCGTCCCACGCTTC
Proteins encoded:
- a CDS encoding glycerate kinase, with amino-acid sequence MRVVVCTDRIGALASADAGAALGRAFVAARPGTQVAVVPIASGGPDLALALAALGDASPVVRDPGAAHGHVHHDHVHGDEEPTGVDPHSTSVGVGRALAEALASGPERVVVDLTGLVTHDGGAGILAALGAVADVPLDAGAGALGGLTTLDLAPARARVGGTELVAVVDPSELQDMLLGLRGLTSRRGRAAGTDPALMLATDAALGTLAGALGQPDAPGLGAAGGAVLALTALGATVMSGPSLCSAVAGLERTASLADVLVTGADHVDFASRGGDVVPEVAALGERTMRPVVVVAREVDISGRELRTFGVEVAYAVGGGADLGSAELTRRAAGVASSWTW
- a CDS encoding iron-sulfur cluster assembly accessory protein, translating into MSVDTQTEALADGIILTEGAAKKVSDLAASEGEEGLALRISVAPGGCSGLRYQLALDDRELDGDVEKEWYGVKVVTDRMSAPYLAGATIDFVDTIQQQGFTIDNPNAGGSCACGDSFH